A single genomic interval of Salmo trutta chromosome 13, fSalTru1.1, whole genome shotgun sequence harbors:
- the LOC115205173 gene encoding uncharacterized protein LOC115205173 translates to MKKKYTSVQYYGGFDTGWQQWQMSFPLTYPVDDMIPGWHRLPQPGTVDLRAFLDSEQRRRDLDVSLARVQNALQEQRVRMLQRMGPGSRHKLPQMLVLNLGQINRPVNLHPSLLSENIYIPPYGDLYTRVGRLEIDSEIISAQLDQVLCSRGKCLYRNGPSPQQDSLTPCQREDHSMTSQLIAQAVDKGQLLKERDNLERLLEESRAQQQLMEQKREAQMAALHSQLYQARSSLQETHRETLATQAELHGRKQINESLLQEVASLRRRPGAAEERASLMESDGRLLRARIAALETEREELLQQGDLATGRRRSSAFGSAWETDVEDSEKSEGLREESAAYEMGEVEEEDEEERVQGKDVSVDLRLKIHEVPLSKPGLQIKEENQDGEKGLGLVDRWNPWQHEPVEANQMTALVKELQQLRTACEETSSTLPVSPKDQRAREWM, encoded by the exons ATGAAGAAAAAATACACCTCTGTCCAG TATTATGGCGGTTTTGACACAGGTTGGCAACAGTGGCAGATGTCTTTTCCACTAACGTACCCCGTGGACGATATGATACCTGGCTGGCATCGACTCCCCCAACCTGGGACGGTTGACCTTCGGGCCTTCCTGGACTCTGAGCAGCGGAGGAGAGATCTGGATGTCAGTCTGGCTCGGGTCCAAAATGCCCTGCAGGAACAGAGGGTCAGAATGCTCCAGAGAATGGGCCCAGGGAGCCGACATAAACTACCCCAG ATGCTTGTTTTGAATCTTGGGCAGATCAATCGACCAGtaaacctccatcccagtctgtTATCAGAGAACATCTACATCCCACCATATGGTGACCTTTACACAAG AGTGGGCAGGCTAGAGATTGACTCAGAGATCATTAGCGCCCAACTGGACCAGGTTCTCTGTTCTAGGGGAAAGTGTCTCTACAGGAATGGACCCTCACCCCAACAGGACAGCTTGACTCCT TGTCAGAGGGAGGACCATAGTATGACCTCTCAGCTTATTGCTCAAGCAGTGGACAAAGGACAACTTCTGAAA GAGCGAGACAACCTTGAGCGTCTGCTGGAGGAATCCAGGGCCCAGCAGCAGCTGATGGAGCAGAAGAGGGAGGCCCAGATGGCAGCCCTTCACTCCCAGCTGTACCAGGCACGCTCCAGCCTCCAGGAGACCCACAGAGAGACACTGGCCACACAGGCAGAGCTACATGGCAGGAAGCAG ATAAATGAGTCCCTGCTACAGGAGGTGGCGTCTCTCAGACGGAGGCCCGGGGCTGCGGAGGAGCGGGCCTCCCTGATGGAGAGTGACGGACGCCTGCTCAGGGCTCGCATAGCAGCACTGGAGACTGAGCGGGAGGAGCTGCTTCAACAGGGAGACCTCGCCACAGGGAGACGGCGCTCCTCAGCCTTTGG GAGCGCTTGGGAAACGGATGTGGAAGATTCCGAAAAGTCGGAGGGGTTGAGGGAGGAGAGTGCCGCATATGAGATGggggaagtggaggaggaggatgaggaggagagggtacaAGGAAAGGATGTGTCTGTGGACTTAAGACTTAAGATCCATGAGGTGCCGCTCTCTAAACCTGGCCTACAGATAAAGGAAGAGAACCAG GACGGAGAGAAGGGGCTGGGATTGGTCGATCGCTGGAATCCATGGCAGCACGAGCCAGTAGAAGCCAATCAA ATGACGGCGCTGGTCAAAGAGCTGCAGCAGCTGAGAACGGCCTGTGAAGAGACATCATCAACACTACCGGTCTCCCCCAAGGACCAGAGGGCCAGAGAGTGGATGTGA